The proteins below come from a single Oncorhynchus tshawytscha isolate Ot180627B linkage group LG22, Otsh_v2.0, whole genome shotgun sequence genomic window:
- the LOC121840431 gene encoding uncharacterized protein LOC121840431, with translation MHFGNTKFKKVRREEQAVSEDKASYLIWINSDALTKGLLHPRVKVCNKYVIKDSTQPCQDSRINKSLYTALPRQSDQHETLHSPAKTVGSTRASTRPCQDSRINKSLYTALPRQSDQQEPLHGPAKTAGSTRASTRPCQDSRINKSLYTALPRQPDQQEPLHGPAKTVGSTRASTRPCQDSRINKSLYTALPRQPDQQEPLHGPAKTAGSTRASTQPCQDSRINKSLYTALPRQPDQQEPLHSPAKTVGSTRASTKTVGSTRASTKTVGSTRASTKTVGSTRASTRPCQDSRINKSLYTALPRQPDQQEPLPRQFFVCLLNIEGFLIFEVQQL, from the exons ATGCACTTTGGCAACACGAAGTTCAAGAAGGTTCGGAGAGAGGAGCAAGCAGTCA GTGAGGACAAGGCCTCCTACCTGATTTGGATCAATTCAGATGCCCTCACCAAAGGTCTGCTGCACCCTCGGGTCAAAGTGTGTAACAAGTACGTCATCAAGG ACTCTACACAGCCCTGCCAAGACAGCCGGATCAACAAGAGCCTCTACACGGCCCTGCCAAGACAGTCGGATCAACATGAGACTCTACACAGCCCTGCCAAGACAGTCGGATCAACAAGAGCCTCTACACGGCCTTGCCAAGACAGCCGGATCAACAAGAGCCTCTACACGGCCTTGCCAAGACAGTCGGATCAACAAGAGCCTCTACACGGCCCTGCCAAGACAGCCGGATCAACAAGAGCCTCTACACGGCCCTGCCAAGACAGCCGGATCAACAAGAGCCTCTACACAGCCCTGCCAAGACAGCCGGATCAACAAGAGCCTCTACACGGCCCTGCCAAGACAGTCGGATCAACAAGAGCCTCTACACGGCCCTGCCAAGACAGCCGGATCAACAAGAGCCTCTACACAGCCCTGCCAAGACAGCCGGATCAACAAGAGCCTCTACACGGCCCTGCCAAGACAGCCGGATCAACAAGAGCCTCTACACAGCCCTGCCAAGACAGCCGGATCAACAAGAGCCTCTACACGGCCCTGCCAAGACAGCCGGATCAACAAGAGCCTCTACACAGCCCTGCCAAGACAGTCGGATCAACAAGAGCCTCTACCAAGACAGTCGGATCAACAAGAGCCTCTACCAAGACAGTCGGATCAACAAGAGCCTCTACCAAGACAGTCGGATCAACAAGAGCTTCTACACGGCCTTGCCAAGACAGCCGGATCAACAAGAGCCTCTACACGGCCTTGCCAAGACAGCCGGATCAACAAGAGCCTCTACCAAGACAGTTCTTCGTCTGTCTATTGAACATTGAAGGGTTCCTGATCTTCGAG GTTCAACAACTTTGA
- the LOC112235764 gene encoding myosin-7B-like isoform X2, translated as MNITLSLCYLHSFMPLTEDKDEVRLTLSVIFVPGGMDPFQVLQQLRCNGVPEGIPYLQEGLPQPDPLCRVQTTTGIVPLYRILNPMAIPEESFVDSRKAVEKLLRSLDTLTTPSTSLELNHQDS; from the exons ATGAACATCACTTTAAGTCTGTGCTACCTCCACTCTTTCATGCCTCTGACTGAGGACAAGGATGAGGTAAGATTGACTCTTTCAGTCATCTTTGTCCCAGGAGGCATGGATCCATTCCAGGTCCTTCAGCAGTTGCGGTGTAACGGAGTACCGGAGGGAATTCCGTATCTGCAGGAAGGGCTTCCCCAACCGGATCCTCTATGCAGAGTTCAAACTACGACGGGAATAGTACCTct GTACCGTATCCTGAACCCCATGGCTATCCCTGAGGAATCCTTTGTGGACAGCAGGAAGGCTGTGGAGAAGCTGCTGAGATCACTGGACACATTGACCACACCCAGTACAAGTTTGGAATTGAATCACCAAG ACTCATGA
- the LOC112235764 gene encoding uncharacterized protein LOC112235764 isoform X1: protein MNITLSLCYLHSFMPLTEDKDEVRLTLSVIFVPGGMDPFQVLQQLRCNGVPEGIPYLQEGLPQPDPLCRVQTTTGIVPLYRILNPMAIPEESFVDSRKAVEKLLRSLDTLTTPSTSLELNHQASLQTHELALPHGEELRQPLMERQVA from the exons ATGAACATCACTTTAAGTCTGTGCTACCTCCACTCTTTCATGCCTCTGACTGAGGACAAGGATGAGGTAAGATTGACTCTTTCAGTCATCTTTGTCCCAGGAGGCATGGATCCATTCCAGGTCCTTCAGCAGTTGCGGTGTAACGGAGTACCGGAGGGAATTCCGTATCTGCAGGAAGGGCTTCCCCAACCGGATCCTCTATGCAGAGTTCAAACTACGACGGGAATAGTACCTct GTACCGTATCCTGAACCCCATGGCTATCCCTGAGGAATCCTTTGTGGACAGCAGGAAGGCTGTGGAGAAGCTGCTGAGATCACTGGACACATTGACCACACCCAGTACAAGTTTGGAATTGAATCACCAAG CGTCTCTCCAGACTCATGAGTTGGCCCTGCCGCATGGCGAGGAGCTCAGACAGCCTCTcatggagcggcaggtagcctag
- the LOC112235765 gene encoding uncharacterized protein LOC112235765 codes for SVGTVTERLLDRIPELLRSTTAEKLALLFFKLRPLLRSTTAEKELALLFFKLRPLLRSTTAEKELALLFFKLRPLLRSTTAEKELALLFFKLRPLLRSTTAEKELALLFFKLRPLLRSTTAEKELALLFFKLRPLLRSTTAEKELALLFFKLRPLLRSTTAEKELATLKEEFAKSKDVFDKSEAKHKGLHERQVALIQEKNDLALQLQAEQDNLMDAGCDLLIKAKVIELKERLEDEEMNASLNASLNASLNASLNASLNASLNASLNASLNTSLNASLNASLNTSLNTSLNASLNTSLNTSLNTKNHKLEDVCAELKKDRSGDHHGQGGEGETCHREQGEEPDGGDRCSGRVHAEPDQGEDGPAGGPLAARVHLVSDQGEGGPAGGLPAGPD; via the exons agcgttgggacagtaacggaaaggttgctggatcgaatcccagagctccTGAGGAGCACCACGGCAGAGAAGCTGGCCCTGCTTTTCTTCAAGCTCAGGCCTCTCCTGAGGAGCACCACGGCAGAGAAGGAGCTGGCCCTGCTTTTCTTCAAGCTCAGGCCTCTCCTGAGGAGCACCACGGCAGAGAAGGAGCTGGCCCTGCTTTTCTTCAAGCTCAGGCCTCTCCTGAGGAGCACCACGGCAGAGAAGGAGCTGGCCCTGCTTTTCTTCAAGCTCAGGCCTCTCCTGAGGAGCACCACGGCAGAGAAGGAGCTGGCCCTGCTTTTCTTCAAGCTCAGGCCTCTCCTGAGGAGCACCACGGCAGAGAAGGAGCTGGCCCTGCTTTTCTTCAAGCTCAGGCCTCTCCTGAGGAGCACCACGGCAGAGAAGGAGCTGGCCCTGCTTTTCTTCAAGCTCAGGCCTCTCCTGAGGAGCACCACGGCAGAGAAGGAGCTGGCCACACTCAAGGAGGAGTTTGCCAAGTCGAAGGACGTGTTTGACAAGTCTGAGGCAAAGCACAAGGGGCTGCATGAGAGACAGGTGGCCCTGATCCAGGAGAAGAATGACCTGGCCCTACAGCTGCAAGCA GAGCAGGACAACCTGATGGATGCAGGTTGTGACCTGCTGATCAAGGCCAAGGTCATAGAGCTGAAGGAAAGACTTGAGGATGAGGAGATGAACGCCAGCCTGAACGCCAGCCTGAACGCCAGCCTGAACGCCAGCCTGAACGCCAGCCTGAACGCCAGCCTGAACGCCAGCCTGAACGCCAGCCTGAACACCAGCCTGAACGCCAGCCTGAACGCCAGCCTGAACACCAGCCTGAACACCAGCCTGAACGCCAGCCTGAACACCAGCCTGAACACCAGCCTGAACACCAAGAACCACAAGCTGGAGGATGTGTGTGCAGAGCTGAAGAAAGACAGATCTGGAGATCACCATGGccaaggtggagaaggagagacatgcCACAGAGAACAAG GTGAAGAACCGGATGGAGGAGATAGGTGTTCTGGGCGAGTCCATGCTGAGCCTGACCAAGGAGAAGACGGCCCTGCAGGAGGCCCACTGGCAGCCCGAGTCCATCTTGTGTCTGACCAAGGAGAAGGCGGCCCTGCAGGAGGCCTACCAGCAGGCCCTGACTAA